A single region of the Nocardioides aquaticus genome encodes:
- a CDS encoding ATP-binding protein, with product MQRLLGVPVSLVTLVDEERQSFLGMAGLGEPFCTTRETPLNMSICKHVVHDAAPVVISDASEDPRLATNPLISSLPIGAYAGWPLQDGGGDVVGALCAIDVAARDWTRDDLSVLEDLATGCSAELRVLTAQKNDSEHLALTIVNSVDVALAFYNLDNRLLLANDGALRLARLAGFRLDEPPYGGPHVRRADNVEVVPLVEQVVVRALAGERGRRQLEWMGRPGDEVAVEASTQTVERADGSRWGTLIVFHDVTRPALELRTKDDFIATTSHELRTPLTSILGYVELLAEANTPVDDFTVSALEVVKRNAEHLRERIEQLLQTAQGAEERGTVVRVDLGVLAARVVATLGEPARRLGVDVQVAAGSHAWADVDADRMEQVVENLVANAVKYSEGGSLVLVTVRQQDGSVLLTVADEGVGMSAQEIEQAFDAYWRAPAAWHGTAGGNGIGLSLVKRIVSAHAGEIDVMSEPGRGTTIEVRLPGAPRVS from the coding sequence GTGCAACGCCTGCTCGGTGTGCCTGTTTCGCTAGTCACGTTGGTTGACGAGGAGCGACAGTCATTCCTTGGTATGGCCGGGCTAGGCGAGCCGTTTTGCACCACCCGCGAGACCCCGCTGAACATGTCGATCTGCAAGCACGTCGTCCACGACGCAGCGCCCGTGGTCATTTCGGATGCCAGCGAGGACCCACGCCTCGCGACGAACCCACTCATCAGCAGTCTTCCGATTGGCGCCTACGCCGGATGGCCGCTCCAGGACGGAGGTGGCGACGTGGTGGGGGCGCTGTGCGCCATCGACGTGGCTGCCCGCGATTGGACCCGTGATGACCTTTCCGTGTTGGAGGATTTGGCCACCGGCTGCTCGGCGGAGCTCCGGGTGCTGACCGCGCAGAAGAACGACAGCGAGCATCTGGCTCTAACGATCGTGAACTCCGTCGATGTCGCGCTTGCATTTTATAACCTCGACAACCGGCTCCTGTTGGCCAATGACGGGGCACTGCGACTGGCACGGCTCGCGGGGTTCCGGCTCGATGAGCCGCCCTACGGGGGTCCGCATGTACGACGCGCCGACAATGTTGAGGTCGTACCTCTGGTGGAACAGGTCGTGGTCAGAGCGTTAGCGGGAGAGCGTGGACGTCGGCAGTTGGAGTGGATGGGTCGTCCTGGTGATGAGGTGGCCGTCGAGGCCTCGACCCAGACCGTCGAGCGGGCAGATGGTTCGCGCTGGGGGACGTTGATCGTTTTCCACGACGTCACCCGACCGGCGCTCGAACTGCGGACGAAGGACGACTTCATCGCCACCACTTCCCACGAACTGCGGACGCCGCTCACCTCGATCCTTGGATACGTGGAGCTGCTCGCGGAGGCCAACACACCGGTGGATGACTTCACGGTTTCTGCCTTGGAGGTCGTCAAGCGCAACGCCGAACACCTAAGGGAGCGAATCGAGCAGTTGCTCCAGACCGCGCAGGGGGCCGAGGAACGAGGCACGGTGGTCAGGGTGGACCTCGGTGTGCTGGCGGCGCGTGTCGTGGCCACGTTGGGTGAGCCGGCACGCAGGTTGGGGGTCGATGTGCAGGTCGCAGCCGGGTCCCACGCGTGGGCCGACGTCGACGCAGATCGTATGGAGCAGGTGGTCGAGAACCTCGTCGCGAATGCTGTCAAGTACTCGGAAGGTGGATCGCTCGTTTTGGTAACGGTGCGCCAGCAAGACGGTTCGGTGCTGCTGACCGTCGCTGACGAGGGCGTGGGGATGAGTGCTCAGGAGATCGAGCAGGCTTTCGACGCCTACTGGCGAGCACCGGCCGCGTGGCACGGCACGGCGGGCGGTAACGGCATTGGCCTGAGCCTAGTGAAACGGATTGTGAGCGCACACGCGGGCGAGATCGACGTGATGAGTGAACCTGGTCGTGGCACCACGATCGAGGTAAGGCTGCCGGGTGCGCCACGCGTCTCATGA
- a CDS encoding DNA-binding response regulator, with protein MFIKLAIVNDYPIVVAGLHTLLAPHAHRFQLVRTAVDEPVDVAVDVVLYDTFGTPYGPGENPRAALGVGKAKLIAFTFDLDPRGIQAALDRGFDGFISKTATSDELVEALERAHAGHQLATPDMTPEPDPPLSGRWPGAEHGLSARESQVLALVCQGLSNLEISQTAYLSINTVKTYIRTAYRKIDATNRSQAVIWGLSHGLDKPPDQHTTL; from the coding sequence ATGTTTATCAAGCTCGCCATCGTCAACGACTACCCGATCGTCGTCGCCGGCCTTCACACTCTCCTCGCGCCCCACGCCCACCGATTCCAGCTCGTTCGGACAGCCGTAGACGAACCCGTCGACGTCGCTGTCGACGTGGTCCTTTACGACACCTTCGGTACCCCCTACGGTCCGGGAGAGAACCCGCGGGCAGCGCTCGGTGTCGGAAAGGCCAAGCTCATCGCCTTCACCTTCGACCTCGATCCCCGCGGGATACAGGCAGCCCTAGACCGCGGCTTCGACGGCTTCATCTCCAAGACCGCCACCAGCGACGAACTCGTTGAGGCCCTCGAACGGGCGCACGCCGGCCACCAGTTGGCCACCCCTGACATGACGCCGGAACCCGACCCCCCGCTCTCCGGCCGGTGGCCCGGCGCTGAACACGGACTCAGCGCCCGGGAATCGCAAGTCCTGGCCCTCGTCTGCCAAGGCCTCAGCAACCTCGAGATCTCACAGACCGCCTACCTCAGCATCAACACCGTGAAGACCTACATCCGGACGGCCTACCGCAAGATCGACGCCACCAACCGGTCGCAAGCCGTCATCTGGGGCCTGTCCCACGGCCTCGACAAGCCCCCCGACCAGCACACCACCCTGTAA
- the lepB gene encoding signal peptidase I, giving the protein MTSRRMGGAACTTGALSMALAAGVVVRGGVAFVTLVSSESMTPTLLPGRRVLTRRLATSRPLRRGDVVVVESDELARVVVKRVVGLGGEQVVVTPAGGVTVDRKVLVEPYVMNPCGPQGAFDVPVGHVLLLGDDRARSNDSRTWRTPCLPVTKVLGRVVLRAPS; this is encoded by the coding sequence ATGACCAGCCGGCGCATGGGCGGGGCGGCGTGTACAACCGGTGCGCTCTCGATGGCACTGGCCGCGGGCGTGGTGGTCCGAGGCGGTGTCGCCTTCGTGACCCTGGTCAGCTCCGAGTCCATGACTCCCACCTTGCTGCCTGGCCGACGCGTTCTTACCCGGCGTCTGGCCACGTCCCGGCCGCTGCGCCGGGGCGACGTCGTGGTCGTCGAGTCCGATGAGCTGGCGCGGGTCGTGGTGAAGCGTGTCGTCGGCCTGGGCGGGGAGCAGGTGGTCGTCACCCCCGCCGGTGGGGTCACGGTCGACCGGAAGGTCCTTGTCGAGCCCTACGTCATGAACCCGTGCGGGCCGCAGGGGGCCTTCGACGTCCCGGTCGGCCACGTGCTGCTGCTGGGTGACGACCGGGCGAGATCCAACGACAGCCGCACCTGGCGCACACCCTGCCTGCCCGTGACGAAGGTCCTTGGCCGCGTGGTGCTGCGGGCGCCATCCTGA
- a CDS encoding IS3 family transposase (programmed frameshift), whose product MAKAYPKEFRDDVVAVARKGQAPLSQIAKDFGISEGTLSNWLKRADVQDGHRPGLTDAERVELRETKKRIRLLEQENEVLRRAAAYLSQANLPKIVFPLVREMAATGARIRVPVAVACRVLGLSPQGYYKWLKDPVSQRDWDDAHVIDVVLGIHADDPTLGYRFVADELADVGITASENRVWRLCSTAGVFASHHRRRGKAGKPGPAVHDDLLASVDEEGRVSHDFVGATSGPNQVWLTDISEHPTREGKLYLCAVKDCYSNKIVGYSIDSRMKSGLAAAALRNAIALRSPEGTIVHSDRGSQFRSKKVVRLLKNNGLRGSMGRVGSSSDNAAMESFFSLLQKNVLDTRRWDSREELRLAIVSWIETKYNRRRRQRALGKLTPIEFEMIYAAADAA is encoded by the exons ATGGCGAAGGCATACCCGAAGGAGTTCCGCGACGATGTCGTGGCAGTGGCCCGTAAGGGTCAGGCTCCGTTGTCCCAGATCGCGAAGGACTTCGGGATCTCTGAAGGCACGCTGTCGAACTGGCTCAAGCGTGCTGATGTCCAGGACGGTCACCGTCCCGGCCTCACCGACGCTGAGCGTGTCGAGCTGCGTGAGACCAAGAAGCGGATCCGGCTGCTGGAGCAGGAGAACGAGGTCCTGCGCCGGGCAGCTGCCTATCTGTCGCAGGCGAACCTGCCG AAAATAGTCTTCCCGCTCGTCCGTGAGATGGCCGCGACCGGTGCCCGCATCAGGGTGCCGGTCGCGGTGGCGTGCAGGGTCCTGGGGCTGTCGCCCCAGGGGTACTACAAGTGGCTCAAAGACCCGGTGTCCCAACGGGACTGGGATGACGCACACGTCATCGACGTCGTGCTGGGCATCCACGCCGATGACCCCACCCTGGGCTACCGGTTCGTCGCCGACGAGCTTGCCGACGTCGGCATCACCGCCAGCGAGAACCGGGTGTGGCGACTGTGCTCAACCGCAGGGGTCTTCGCCTCCCACCACCGTCGTCGGGGTAAGGCCGGCAAGCCCGGTCCGGCTGTCCATGACGACCTGCTCGCGAGCGTCGATGAGGAGGGCCGGGTGAGCCACGACTTCGTGGGGGCGACCTCCGGCCCGAACCAGGTCTGGCTCACCGACATCTCCGAGCACCCCACCAGGGAGGGGAAGCTCTACCTGTGTGCGGTCAAGGACTGCTACTCCAACAAGATCGTCGGCTACTCCATCGACTCACGGATGAAGTCCGGACTCGCTGCCGCCGCGCTGCGCAACGCGATCGCCCTGCGCTCACCGGAGGGAACCATCGTGCACAGCGACCGAGGATCTCAATTCCGTTCCAAGAAGGTGGTTCGCCTGCTGAAGAACAACGGGCTGCGCGGCTCGATGGGCCGAGTCGGATCGAGCAGTGACAACGCAGCCATGGAGAGCTTCTTCTCGCTGCTGCAGAAGAACGTCCTCGACACCCGCCGCTGGGACAGCCGCGAAGAACTGCGCCTCGCGATCGTCAGCTGGATCGAAACGAAGTACAACCGCCGCCGTCGCCAACGAGCCCTCGGCAAGCTCACCCCGATCGAGTTTGAGATGATCTACGCAGCCGCAGACGCGGCCTGA
- a CDS encoding IS3 family transposase (programmed frameshift): MAAPRKYPDELRERATRMAVELRSDPDTRQGAIPRVAEQLGMHPETLRNWVRQAEVDGGVRPGTTTTDAQRLAELERENRELRRANHILRTASGFLRGGARPPHHQVVAYLEAHRHDVVDGRAVGVEPICAVLKKAGVQIAPNSYYAARTRPPSARTVRDAELVGDIKIAHRSNLGVYGARKIHAELNREGVKVARCTVERLMRAEGLRGIPREKTRKTTLGDGAETERPEDLVKRKFAATGPNQLWVADLTYVRTHAGWTYVAFVLDVFSRMIVGWQVSTSMRTDLALDALDMGLWARQRAGQDVTGLIHHSDRGVQYRAIRYTERLAEAEAVASVGSRGDSYDNAMAEALNSLFKAECIRNPVMRPKGGWKSVGDIEIAVAEYVDWFNHRRLHGEIGLVPPAEFETNHWSQITPQNYPQLPVPTGAGST, from the exons ATGGCAGCACCCAGGAAGTACCCCGACGAGTTGCGTGAGCGGGCCACCAGGATGGCGGTGGAACTGCGGTCGGATCCGGATACGAGGCAGGGCGCGATCCCTCGGGTTGCCGAGCAGCTCGGGATGCACCCCGAGACGTTGCGCAACTGGGTCCGGCAGGCCGAGGTCGACGGTGGCGTTCGTCCTGGCACCACGACCACGGATGCTCAGCGCTTGGCCGAGCTGGAGCGAGAGAACCGCGAGCTCCGCCGGGCCAACCACATTCTGAGGACAGCCTCGG GCTTTCTTCGCGGCGGAGCTCGACCGCCCCACCACCAGGTAGTGGCCTACCTCGAGGCCCATCGACACGACGTGGTCGATGGGCGCGCGGTCGGGGTCGAGCCGATCTGCGCTGTGCTGAAGAAGGCCGGCGTGCAGATCGCCCCAAACAGCTACTACGCGGCCAGGACCAGGCCGCCCTCGGCGCGCACGGTCCGCGATGCCGAGCTGGTCGGCGACATCAAGATCGCGCACCGGTCGAACCTGGGTGTCTACGGTGCGAGGAAGATCCACGCCGAGCTCAACCGCGAGGGCGTGAAGGTGGCGCGGTGCACCGTGGAGCGGCTGATGCGCGCCGAGGGCCTGCGCGGGATCCCTCGGGAGAAGACCCGCAAGACCACGCTCGGCGACGGTGCGGAGACCGAGCGGCCCGAGGACCTGGTGAAGCGGAAGTTCGCAGCGACCGGACCGAATCAGCTGTGGGTGGCCGACCTGACCTACGTCCGCACGCACGCGGGATGGACCTACGTCGCGTTCGTCCTGGACGTCTTCAGCAGGATGATCGTGGGCTGGCAGGTCTCGACCTCGATGCGTACCGATCTGGCACTCGATGCCCTCGATATGGGCCTGTGGGCCCGCCAGCGCGCCGGCCAGGACGTCACCGGGCTGATCCATCACTCAGATCGCGGGGTCCAATATCGAGCGATTCGCTACACCGAGCGGCTCGCCGAAGCAGAGGCCGTCGCGTCCGTGGGCAGCCGCGGCGATTCGTATGACAACGCGATGGCCGAGGCGCTGAACTCGCTGTTCAAGGCCGAGTGCATCCGCAACCCCGTGATGCGCCCCAAGGGCGGCTGGAAGAGCGTCGGCGACATCGAGATCGCGGTTGCCGAGTACGTCGACTGGTTCAACCACCGACGCCTGCACGGCGAGATCGGACTCGTCCCGCCGGCCGAGTTCGAGACCAACCACTGGTCCCAGATCACGCCGCAGAACTACCCTCAGCTACCCGTCCCGACCGGGGCTGGTTCCACGTAA
- a CDS encoding PaaI family thioesterase has translation MKDAVTDALLADRVQGVLDVPFHQFLGMRLRDTAHPEHGLRIEVADAAVNNADLLHGGILAALLDVAGYLALLPELGSGEGAVTHDASVSLIKAVPRGSILQVTGRVVRRGRNLAFVQSEATVDGVVVAIGQVTKSVMRI, from the coding sequence ATGAAGGACGCCGTGACCGATGCCCTGCTCGCCGACCGGGTGCAAGGAGTGCTCGACGTACCGTTCCACCAGTTCTTGGGGATGCGGTTGCGCGATACCGCGCACCCTGAACACGGCCTGCGCATCGAGGTCGCCGACGCCGCGGTCAACAACGCGGATCTGTTGCACGGCGGGATCCTCGCCGCACTCCTCGACGTCGCAGGTTACCTAGCGTTGCTGCCCGAGCTCGGTTCAGGCGAGGGCGCGGTCACGCACGACGCGTCGGTCTCGCTGATCAAGGCTGTGCCCAGGGGATCGATCCTTCAGGTCACTGGGCGTGTGGTCCGGCGTGGCCGCAACCTCGCCTTTGTGCAGTCGGAGGCGACCGTGGACGGCGTGGTCGTAGCGATCGGACAGGTCACCAAGTCAGTCATGCGCATCTGA
- a CDS encoding VOC family protein — protein MTIDTALPVAAVMAAVPVRDAAVAKRFYERLLGATPDDSPMPGLRQWNLGDGVLQVMVDPERAGGGLATLMLDDLAAAAEGVRVRGVSLDIAQGEVVTAVARVVDPDGNAITLVQA, from the coding sequence ATGACCATCGACACTGCTCTGCCCGTTGCGGCCGTGATGGCCGCTGTCCCGGTGCGTGACGCCGCTGTCGCGAAGAGGTTCTACGAACGGCTCCTGGGCGCGACTCCAGATGACTCCCCGATGCCTGGGCTCAGGCAGTGGAACCTCGGGGACGGCGTTCTGCAGGTAATGGTTGACCCCGAGCGCGCAGGTGGCGGCCTGGCGACCCTGATGCTCGACGACCTCGCGGCCGCCGCCGAGGGGGTGCGGGTCCGTGGCGTCAGTCTGGACATCGCCCAAGGCGAAGTAGTCACAGCGGTCGCCCGGGTGGTCGACCCCGACGGCAACGCGATCACCCTCGTGCAAGCCTGA
- a CDS encoding recombinase family protein encodes MTTAGVYVRISDDQAGDALGVKRQEQDCRKIAALRDWEVSSVYSDNDVSAYKRSVRRPAFERLLQDLEKGVISAVVVYDLDRFARQPRDLERAIDLFEGSHLRFATVQGDIDLSSPDGRTMARVMVAFANKSSDDTSRRTTRKHLELAQKGMPVGPRAYGWRAGKITIDPTEAAIIRDGARQLMAGMSLGAVTDQWNEKGYKSSLGNRWVRQTVRQMYLNPRLAGYRVYRGEMLRDEAGEPVMGMWEPILDNDTWTALVTRIAPPETRQGYRPGGRKYLLSGLVRCGNCGTSMRGLRKTDTTHSYFCPPDNQGGCGKSAIAGHRLDAMIETLILSHSGDEQTNVSSDYDPSELETINARIQELMGAFQEGSLSGSVVFPTVQSLEAEARSLRAQQAVAAVPG; translated from the coding sequence ATGACCACAGCCGGTGTATACGTGCGGATCTCAGACGACCAGGCGGGCGACGCCCTGGGTGTAAAGCGCCAGGAGCAGGACTGCCGCAAGATCGCAGCTCTCCGTGACTGGGAGGTCTCCTCGGTCTACTCGGACAACGACGTGTCGGCCTACAAGAGGAGCGTGCGACGCCCTGCCTTCGAGCGGCTCCTGCAGGACCTAGAGAAGGGCGTCATCTCCGCTGTCGTGGTCTACGACCTGGACCGCTTCGCTCGTCAGCCTCGGGATCTGGAGAGGGCCATCGACCTGTTCGAGGGCAGCCACCTCAGGTTCGCCACGGTCCAGGGCGACATCGACCTCTCCTCCCCCGACGGTCGGACCATGGCCAGGGTGATGGTGGCCTTCGCGAACAAGAGCAGCGATGACACCTCGCGCCGCACGACGCGCAAGCACCTGGAGTTGGCACAGAAGGGGATGCCGGTCGGACCCCGCGCCTACGGGTGGCGCGCAGGGAAGATCACCATCGACCCCACCGAGGCCGCGATCATCCGCGATGGTGCTCGCCAGCTCATGGCTGGCATGTCCCTGGGGGCCGTCACCGACCAGTGGAACGAGAAGGGTTACAAGTCCTCCCTCGGGAACCGCTGGGTCCGCCAGACCGTTCGCCAGATGTACCTCAACCCCCGCCTGGCGGGCTACCGGGTCTATCGCGGGGAGATGCTCCGAGACGAGGCTGGAGAGCCTGTGATGGGCATGTGGGAGCCGATCCTGGACAACGACACCTGGACCGCCCTGGTGACTCGCATCGCCCCTCCTGAGACACGTCAGGGTTATCGCCCCGGAGGGCGGAAGTACCTCCTGAGTGGGTTGGTGCGGTGTGGCAACTGCGGCACCTCGATGCGGGGCCTGCGCAAGACCGACACCACCCACTCCTACTTCTGCCCTCCTGACAACCAGGGTGGATGCGGCAAGTCAGCCATCGCTGGACACCGGCTCGACGCGATGATCGAAACCCTGATCCTGAGCCACTCCGGAGACGAGCAAACCAACGTCAGCTCCGACTACGACCCGTCAGAGCTGGAGACGATCAACGCCCGCATCCAGGAGCTGATGGGCGCCTTCCAGGAGGGCTCACTGAGCGGGTCGGTGGTCTTCCCCACCGTGCAGTCACTGGAGGCTGAGGCACGCAGCCTGAGGGCCCAGCAGGCCGTTGCGGCAGTCCCCGGGTGA
- a CDS encoding MFS transporter — MLVVATLGFAVNFWAWALISPLGPMFRDTGSLGELSESDVALLVAVPVLVGSLGRIVAGALTDRHGGRLMFPVISAVTIVPVLFIAFVALDSYALLLVGGFFLGIAGTVFAVGVPFVNAWFPPERRGLAIGVFGAGMGGTAISALTTVTLFTEVGRQAPFLITAVVLAAYAVLAWLVLRDAPGRVVPTTSLISRLNANARLPITWQASVLYAVAFGGYVAFSVYLPAYLKTAHDLTAADAANRMAGFVVVAVLMRPVGGWLSDKFGAIPVLAFSYGAIVVGAAVSAGTLPLEGVGTAAFLLMAAALGCGSGATFALIAKVTDPSRVGGVTGLVGAAGGLGGFVPPLVMGFVYGRTESYAIGLWLLAATAALTLALTLTIVRRTALEQEPR, encoded by the coding sequence ATGCTGGTCGTGGCAACGCTGGGGTTCGCGGTGAACTTCTGGGCGTGGGCCTTGATCAGCCCGCTGGGACCGATGTTCCGCGACACCGGGTCCCTGGGTGAGCTGAGCGAGTCCGACGTGGCCCTCCTCGTCGCGGTGCCCGTCCTGGTCGGGTCGCTCGGGCGGATCGTGGCGGGGGCGCTGACCGACCGCCACGGCGGGCGTCTGATGTTCCCGGTCATCTCGGCGGTCACGATCGTCCCGGTCCTCTTCATCGCCTTCGTCGCGCTCGACTCCTACGCCCTGCTGCTGGTGGGCGGGTTCTTCCTCGGCATCGCCGGGACGGTCTTCGCCGTCGGCGTCCCGTTCGTCAACGCCTGGTTCCCACCCGAGCGTCGAGGCCTGGCCATCGGCGTCTTCGGCGCCGGCATGGGCGGCACCGCGATCAGCGCGTTGACCACGGTCACCCTGTTCACCGAGGTCGGTCGGCAGGCGCCGTTCCTGATCACCGCGGTGGTGCTGGCGGCGTACGCCGTCCTGGCCTGGTTGGTCCTGCGCGACGCCCCCGGGCGCGTCGTGCCCACGACGAGCCTGATCAGTCGGCTCAACGCGAACGCCCGGCTGCCGATCACCTGGCAGGCCAGCGTCCTCTATGCCGTCGCCTTCGGCGGGTACGTCGCGTTCTCGGTGTACCTCCCTGCCTACCTCAAGACTGCCCACGACCTAACCGCCGCGGACGCCGCGAACAGGATGGCCGGCTTCGTCGTGGTCGCTGTGCTGATGCGCCCGGTCGGAGGCTGGCTTTCTGACAAATTCGGTGCCATCCCGGTGCTGGCGTTCTCCTACGGCGCCATTGTGGTCGGCGCTGCCGTGTCCGCGGGGACCCTGCCGCTCGAGGGCGTCGGCACCGCCGCGTTCCTGCTGATGGCTGCGGCACTCGGCTGCGGCAGCGGGGCGACCTTCGCCCTCATCGCCAAGGTCACCGACCCGAGCAGGGTCGGCGGGGTGACCGGCCTGGTCGGCGCCGCCGGCGGCCTGGGCGGCTTCGTCCCCCCGCTGGTCATGGGCTTCGTCTACGGCCGCACCGAGTCCTACGCGATCGGGCTGTGGCTGCTGGCAGCCACCGCCGCACTCACCCTCGCGCTCACGTTGACCATCGTCCGCCGCACCGCACTGGAACAGGAACCCCGTTGA
- a CDS encoding histone-like nucleoid-structuring protein Lsr2, giving the protein MTNDAVARINPLQLVREGFTLARRVIEELIDDIDGSEATETVRFSYRGTDYEVDLSERNSAKMDKALARYVAAARKVKGTRPGRSVVARATSGGVDSKAVREWARGEGLEVSDRGRVPADVVRQYQEAHGS; this is encoded by the coding sequence ATGACGAATGACGCAGTAGCTCGGATCAATCCGCTGCAGCTTGTACGGGAAGGTTTCACCTTGGCGCGAAGAGTGATCGAAGAACTCATTGACGACATCGATGGCAGCGAGGCCACCGAGACGGTGCGCTTCTCCTACCGAGGTACCGACTATGAGGTCGATCTTTCCGAACGGAACTCCGCCAAGATGGACAAGGCGCTCGCCCGCTATGTCGCGGCTGCTCGGAAGGTGAAGGGGACCCGCCCCGGCCGGTCCGTTGTTGCTAGGGCGACCAGCGGCGGAGTGGATTCCAAGGCCGTCCGTGAGTGGGCGAGGGGCGAAGGCCTTGAGGTCTCTGATCGGGGTCGGGTGCCGGCCGATGTGGTGCGCCAGTACCAAGAGGCTCACGGTAGTTAG
- a CDS encoding DUF6448 family protein, translating to MQIVPTLAASAAAMALAVLLHPQRASAHCDTMDGPTAQDGQTALDTRNPSVALKWVGPESASELSAVFERSLAARELGGAAREVADRWFLENLIRLHRAGEGVAFTGLKPTGTPVDERVAAADRSIADGDLRALVGQVPSDRRPELTRRFATLLERQHYDIDDVDAGRAYIEAYVRFFKFAEGEDHDLPGTGTAHHHHEE from the coding sequence ATGCAGATCGTCCCCACGCTGGCGGCGTCCGCAGCTGCGATGGCCCTCGCAGTGCTACTGCACCCGCAGCGCGCCAGCGCGCACTGCGACACCATGGACGGCCCCACCGCACAGGACGGCCAGACGGCCCTGGACACCCGGAACCCCAGCGTCGCGCTCAAGTGGGTCGGCCCCGAGAGCGCGTCGGAGCTGTCCGCGGTGTTCGAGCGCAGCCTGGCGGCCCGCGAGCTCGGCGGCGCGGCCCGCGAGGTCGCGGACCGCTGGTTCCTCGAGAACCTCATCCGCCTCCACCGGGCCGGCGAAGGCGTCGCGTTCACCGGCCTGAAGCCGACCGGGACACCCGTCGACGAGAGAGTGGCTGCGGCCGACCGCAGCATTGCGGACGGCGACCTGCGGGCACTCGTCGGCCAGGTGCCCTCCGACCGGCGACCGGAGCTCACGCGTCGGTTCGCCACGCTGCTGGAGCGCCAGCACTACGACATCGACGACGTCGATGCTGGACGCGCCTACATCGAGGCCTACGTGAGGTTCTTCAAGTTCGCCGAGGGCGAGGACCACGACCTCCCGGGGACGGGCACGGCGCACCACCACCATGAGGAATGA